In one Flavobacteriales bacterium genomic region, the following are encoded:
- a CDS encoding amino acid adenylation domain-containing protein — MNLTELVDLNRILLADRPALIADSKTLTYTALRAHSGRMAQLLIHAGTGPGYTIGLCLDRSPELIVSVLGIVQAGAAYVPIDPTYPAERIAGMLEDANPPVVITSKAHQHLFKGTSAKVILIEEIDLNNGPVFEGPCPATADDLLYVLFTSGSTGRPKGVAMHHAPLTNLIQWQLRTSVCKAGDRTLQFAPISFDVSFQEIFTTFAQGGTLVLITDEDRLNSTQLLRKIIAQKINRIIVPFVALQYLAEAVERTGEVPSTLKEVFTSGEQLKITPAIANLFKHLPGCRFCNQYGPTEGHVVSELELKGDPSSWPALPNIGTAIDNVKLYVLDEQMKPVAKGEEGELYLGGACVAKGYIGRDDLTAERFLADPFIPGGRLYKTGDRAAELPNGEVDYKGRIDGQVKVRGYRIELGEVEVAMEKHPAVEQAVATVREDRPGLKRLIGYYVAKSELSTNELRKHLASLLPDYMQPSAFVAVKELPRTPSGKIDRKALPAPDVKRPDLDVAFAAPATSVQKTLTNVWADLLGIDRVGIDDNFFDLGGNSLLSIQCVAQLEGHGLKLPIVKLYQHPTVRACAAFLEGDATAISPAEMASARVGARHDAPKRADVAIIGMSGRFPGAENVEQLWKNLLAKKNSISTWTVDELDPSIPAELRNDPDYVKARGVIADADKFDHAFFGVNPKVAALMDPQQRVFLETAWAALEDAAYDPAQFAGLIGVYAGMGNNTYFTRNVIGHPELIEQVGDFAVMTANEKDYIATRLAFEFDLRGPALSIHTACSTSLVAIAQAFKALRDGECDMALAGGIALTVPFNSGIVYNEGGMYSPDGHTRTFDANGKGTSFSDGCGIIVLKRLDDAVRDKDHIYAVIKGAALNNDGSDKASFTAPSVRGQAEVIAMAQADAGVAPGQITYVEAHGTATPLGDPIEVEALTLAFRSDDQTIRRSDDGNAHPCAIGSIKSNIGHLTAAAGAAGVIKTALALQQEKIPASIGFEKPNPAIDFANSPFRVAQDNLAWPRVPGTPRIAGVSSFGVGGTNAHVILAEPPVAVASSASRSKQLFLLSAKSKTSLDAMTDNLRTWLEAHPEASLADAAYTLQVGRRHFKHRRLIVGGSHGELIEAIANKDTNLIGTRELHEAAPGVVFMFPGQGSQYVNMGRDLCDSEPVFKQHFDQCCELFTKEFGTDLNAIIFPKAGEEEKAAEQLKQTIYTQASLFTMHYSLAKLWMHWGITPDAMMGHSIGEFAAACLAGVFSLEDAVKLVANRGRMMQELPGGSMLSVRAAEEDVLKKLPAGCSIAANNGPQLCVASGPHEAIAKLQADLEKDGITCKLLVTSHAFHSPMMDAIVEPYRKVVEGVKLSAPRIPIVSTVTADWLKDDEATSPKYWSDHLRATVRFAQAVKFAWSDADRVMLEVGPRTTATTLARQQSADTKKQVAVASLGDSAGNGNELTQLLKAVGGLWQSGVLIDWNKFYEREERCRISMPTYAFERIRHWVDPVAMVADGGRAVASTAIEAPVPNSGDANLSPKEALIAQIKHLLEESSGLELAEVSNEETFLEMGLDSLFLTQVATSLSKKFGVKISFRQLNEEVPNLDKLADYILPHWNGGTSSAAASGTSQAASAAPAVNALEDAPELKKVFGAQARISKEKVDDMTPQQRAWFDAFVKRYVAKTAKSKAFTQENRKPMADPRVVTGFKPQTKELIYQVVVDKSVGCHLWDIDGNEYVDILSGFGSSMFGYMPDFIKKACHEQLEQGIEIGPMHPLAAEVSKLLCELTGADRAAVCNTGSEAVLGAMRMARTVTGRSLIISFSGSYHGINDEVIIRGSKSKKSYPGAPGIMPESVQNMLVLDYGTPESLEIIKQRCHEAAAVLVEPVQSRRMEFRPVDFLREVRRITQENGTALIFDEVITGFRTHPNGTQALFGIQADIGTYGKVIGGGMPVGAMIGKSEWMDALDGGHWQYGDDSVPPAGVTYFAGTFVRHPLTLAAMKAALVYMKNEGPALQERLNTITEDMVARVNGLFDQYQLPYRWVNFGSAFKTKYDESVNYTELFFMLMRYHGVHVLDFPHFITTAHTTADIEFIINAVEKTCKELRESGFMPERTYPIPVVNSVLGGHLRKLSERVISAMEPPVPGARMGRTPKGEPAWFVPDPKREGKYLMVELDEN; from the coding sequence ATGAATCTCACGGAACTGGTCGATCTCAACCGCATTCTCCTCGCCGACCGCCCCGCACTCATAGCCGATTCGAAGACGCTGACCTACACCGCATTGCGTGCTCATAGCGGGCGTATGGCACAGCTACTGATCCATGCTGGCACTGGCCCCGGCTACACCATCGGCCTCTGCCTCGACCGCTCCCCCGAGCTCATCGTCTCCGTCCTCGGCATCGTGCAGGCCGGCGCCGCCTACGTGCCCATCGACCCCACCTACCCCGCCGAGCGCATCGCCGGTATGCTGGAGGATGCGAACCCGCCGGTGGTGATCACCAGCAAGGCCCACCAGCACCTCTTCAAGGGCACCTCGGCCAAGGTCATCCTCATCGAGGAGATCGACCTGAACAATGGACCCGTGTTCGAAGGCCCCTGCCCCGCCACGGCGGACGACCTGCTCTACGTGCTCTTCACCAGCGGCAGCACCGGCCGGCCCAAGGGCGTGGCCATGCACCACGCGCCGCTCACCAACCTGATCCAATGGCAGCTGCGCACCAGCGTGTGCAAGGCCGGTGACCGAACGCTCCAATTCGCGCCCATCAGCTTCGACGTCAGCTTCCAGGAGATCTTCACCACGTTCGCCCAGGGCGGCACACTGGTGCTGATCACCGATGAGGACCGCCTGAACAGCACGCAGCTGCTGCGGAAGATCATCGCGCAGAAGATCAACCGCATCATCGTGCCCTTCGTGGCGCTGCAGTACCTCGCGGAAGCGGTGGAGCGCACGGGCGAAGTGCCGTCCACGCTGAAGGAGGTCTTCACAAGCGGCGAGCAACTGAAGATCACGCCTGCCATCGCGAACCTCTTCAAGCATTTGCCCGGCTGCCGCTTCTGCAACCAGTACGGCCCCACCGAAGGCCACGTGGTGAGCGAGCTCGAGCTGAAGGGTGACCCCTCCAGCTGGCCTGCGCTGCCCAACATCGGCACCGCCATCGACAACGTGAAGCTCTACGTGCTCGATGAGCAGATGAAGCCCGTCGCGAAGGGCGAGGAAGGTGAGCTGTACCTCGGCGGCGCCTGCGTGGCAAAAGGCTACATCGGTCGCGACGACCTCACGGCGGAGCGCTTCCTGGCGGATCCGTTCATCCCCGGCGGACGCCTCTACAAGACCGGCGACCGCGCGGCGGAACTCCCCAACGGCGAGGTCGACTACAAGGGCCGCATCGACGGCCAGGTGAAGGTGCGAGGCTACCGGATCGAACTGGGCGAGGTGGAGGTGGCCATGGAGAAACATCCCGCGGTGGAGCAGGCCGTGGCCACCGTCCGCGAGGACCGTCCGGGTCTCAAGCGCCTGATCGGTTACTACGTCGCCAAGAGCGAGTTGAGCACGAACGAACTGCGGAAGCACCTCGCCTCCCTCCTGCCCGACTACATGCAGCCTTCCGCCTTCGTGGCCGTGAAGGAACTGCCGCGCACGCCCAGCGGAAAGATCGACCGCAAGGCCCTGCCCGCACCCGATGTGAAACGCCCCGACCTCGACGTGGCCTTTGCCGCACCGGCGACCAGCGTGCAGAAGACGCTCACCAACGTATGGGCCGACCTGCTCGGCATCGACCGCGTGGGCATCGACGACAACTTCTTCGACCTCGGTGGCAACTCGCTCCTGAGCATCCAATGCGTGGCGCAGCTGGAAGGCCACGGCCTGAAGCTGCCGATCGTGAAGCTGTATCAGCACCCGACGGTGCGCGCCTGCGCAGCCTTTCTGGAAGGGGATGCAACGGCAATATCCCCCGCCGAAATGGCGTCGGCACGCGTAGGGGCGCGTCATGACGCGCCCAAGCGTGCCGACGTAGCCATCATTGGCATGTCGGGAAGGTTCCCCGGCGCCGAGAACGTGGAGCAGCTCTGGAAGAACCTGCTCGCGAAGAAGAACAGCATCAGCACGTGGACGGTGGACGAGCTCGACCCGAGCATCCCCGCCGAGCTGCGCAACGACCCGGATTACGTGAAGGCCCGCGGCGTGATCGCCGATGCCGACAAGTTCGACCATGCCTTCTTCGGTGTGAACCCCAAGGTGGCCGCGCTGATGGACCCGCAGCAACGCGTGTTCCTGGAGACCGCCTGGGCCGCGCTGGAGGATGCCGCCTACGACCCTGCGCAGTTCGCCGGGCTCATCGGCGTGTACGCCGGCATGGGCAACAACACCTACTTCACCCGCAACGTCATCGGCCACCCCGAGCTCATCGAGCAGGTCGGCGACTTCGCGGTGATGACGGCCAACGAGAAGGACTACATCGCCACGCGCCTGGCCTTCGAGTTCGACCTGCGCGGTCCGGCCCTGAGCATCCACACCGCGTGCAGCACCTCGCTCGTGGCGATCGCACAGGCGTTCAAGGCGCTGCGCGATGGCGAGTGCGACATGGCGCTGGCCGGTGGCATCGCCCTGACGGTGCCGTTCAACAGCGGCATCGTGTACAACGAGGGCGGTATGTACAGCCCCGACGGCCACACGCGCACCTTCGACGCCAACGGCAAGGGCACCTCGTTCAGCGACGGTTGCGGCATCATCGTGCTGAAGCGCCTGGACGATGCAGTGCGCGACAAGGACCACATCTACGCGGTGATCAAGGGCGCCGCGCTGAACAACGACGGCAGCGACAAGGCCAGCTTCACCGCACCCAGCGTGCGTGGACAGGCCGAAGTGATCGCCATGGCGCAGGCCGATGCGGGTGTGGCACCGGGCCAGATCACCTATGTCGAAGCGCACGGCACCGCCACACCCCTCGGCGACCCGATCGAGGTGGAGGCGTTGACGTTGGCCTTCCGATCAGATGATCAGACGATCAGACGATCAGATGATGGGAATGCACACCCTTGTGCGATCGGTTCGATCAAATCGAACATCGGTCACCTAACCGCCGCCGCTGGTGCTGCGGGTGTGATCAAGACCGCGCTCGCCCTTCAGCAGGAGAAGATCCCGGCGAGCATCGGCTTTGAGAAGCCGAACCCCGCGATCGACTTCGCGAATTCGCCGTTCCGCGTCGCGCAGGACAACCTCGCCTGGCCGCGTGTACCGGGCACACCGCGCATCGCCGGCGTGAGCAGCTTCGGCGTGGGCGGCACGAACGCGCACGTGATCCTCGCGGAACCGCCGGTGGCCGTGGCCTCCAGTGCCTCGCGCAGCAAGCAGTTGTTCCTGCTCAGCGCGAAGAGCAAGACCAGTCTCGACGCCATGACGGACAACCTCCGCACCTGGCTTGAGGCACACCCGGAAGCATCGCTCGCGGACGCCGCGTACACCCTGCAGGTGGGCCGCCGACACTTCAAACACCGTCGCCTCATCGTAGGCGGTTCGCATGGTGAACTGATCGAGGCCATCGCCAACAAGGACACCAACCTGATCGGCACGCGCGAGCTGCACGAGGCCGCGCCCGGCGTGGTGTTCATGTTCCCCGGCCAGGGTTCTCAGTACGTGAACATGGGCCGCGACCTCTGCGACAGCGAGCCCGTCTTCAAGCAGCACTTCGATCAGTGCTGCGAGCTCTTCACGAAGGAGTTCGGTACCGACCTCAACGCCATCATCTTCCCGAAGGCCGGTGAAGAGGAGAAGGCCGCCGAGCAACTGAAGCAGACCATCTACACGCAGGCCTCGCTCTTCACCATGCACTACAGCCTCGCCAAGCTGTGGATGCACTGGGGCATCACGCCGGATGCGATGATGGGCCACAGCATCGGCGAGTTCGCCGCTGCCTGCCTGGCCGGCGTGTTCTCGCTGGAGGATGCCGTGAAGCTCGTGGCCAACCGCGGCCGCATGATGCAGGAACTGCCCGGTGGCAGCATGCTCAGCGTGCGCGCGGCGGAGGAGGATGTGCTGAAGAAACTCCCCGCCGGCTGCAGCATCGCCGCTAACAACGGTCCGCAGCTCTGCGTGGCCAGCGGTCCGCACGAGGCGATCGCGAAGCTGCAGGCCGACCTGGAGAAGGATGGCATCACCTGCAAGCTACTGGTGACCAGCCATGCGTTCCACAGCCCCATGATGGACGCCATCGTGGAGCCCTACCGGAAGGTGGTGGAAGGCGTGAAGCTGAGCGCGCCCCGCATCCCGATCGTCAGCACCGTGACCGCCGATTGGCTGAAGGACGACGAGGCCACCTCACCCAAGTACTGGAGCGACCACCTGCGCGCCACGGTGCGCTTCGCACAGGCCGTGAAGTTCGCCTGGAGCGATGCCGACAGGGTGATGCTCGAAGTGGGTCCGCGCACCACCGCGACCACGTTGGCACGCCAGCAGAGCGCGGACACCAAGAAGCAGGTGGCCGTGGCTTCGCTGGGCGATTCCGCCGGCAACGGCAACGAGCTCACGCAACTGTTGAAAGCCGTCGGCGGCCTGTGGCAGAGCGGCGTGCTCATCGACTGGAACAAGTTCTACGAGCGCGAGGAGCGGTGCCGCATCTCGATGCCGACCTATGCCTTCGAGCGCATCCGCCACTGGGTGGACCCCGTAGCCATGGTGGCCGATGGTGGAAGGGCAGTTGCCTCCACCGCGATCGAGGCACCCGTTCCCAACAGTGGCGATGCCAACCTCAGCCCCAAGGAGGCGCTGATCGCACAGATCAAGCACCTGCTGGAAGAGAGCTCCGGCCTGGAACTGGCGGAGGTCAGCAACGAGGAGACCTTCCTGGAGATGGGCCTCGACTCGTTGTTCCTCACGCAGGTGGCGACCTCGCTGAGCAAGAAGTTCGGCGTGAAGATCTCGTTCCGTCAACTGAACGAGGAAGTGCCGAACCTGGACAAGCTGGCGGACTACATACTGCCACATTGGAACGGTGGCACGTCTTCCGCAGCGGCAAGCGGCACGTCACAAGCGGCAAGTGCTGCCCCTGCAGTGAATGCGCTTGAAGACGCCCCCGAACTGAAGAAGGTATTCGGTGCGCAAGCGCGGATCAGCAAGGAGAAGGTGGACGACATGACGCCGCAGCAACGCGCGTGGTTCGATGCCTTCGTGAAGCGCTACGTGGCGAAGACCGCGAAGAGCAAGGCCTTCACCCAGGAGAACCGCAAGCCGATGGCCGACCCGCGCGTGGTCACCGGGTTCAAGCCACAGACCAAGGAGCTCATCTACCAGGTGGTGGTGGACAAGAGCGTGGGCTGCCACCTGTGGGACATCGACGGCAACGAGTACGTGGACATCCTCAGCGGCTTCGGCTCATCGATGTTCGGCTACATGCCCGACTTCATCAAGAAGGCCTGCCACGAGCAGCTGGAGCAAGGCATCGAGATCGGCCCCATGCATCCGCTGGCCGCAGAGGTCTCGAAGCTGTTGTGCGAGCTCACCGGCGCCGATCGCGCAGCGGTGTGCAACACCGGTTCCGAAGCGGTGCTCGGCGCCATGCGCATGGCCCGCACGGTGACCGGTCGCAGCCTCATCATCTCCTTCAGCGGCAGCTACCACGGCATCAACGACGAGGTGATCATACGCGGCAGCAAGAGCAAGAAGAGCTACCCCGGTGCGCCCGGCATCATGCCCGAGAGCGTGCAGAACATGCTCGTGCTTGACTACGGCACACCCGAGAGCCTGGAGATCATCAAGCAACGCTGCCATGAAGCAGCGGCCGTGCTGGTGGAGCCGGTGCAGAGCCGCCGCATGGAGTTCCGTCCGGTGGACTTCCTCCGCGAGGTGCGCCGCATCACCCAGGAGAACGGCACCGCGCTCATCTTCGACGAGGTGATCACCGGCTTCCGCACGCACCCCAACGGCACGCAGGCGCTCTTCGGCATCCAGGCCGACATCGGCACCTACGGCAAGGTGATCGGCGGCGGCATGCCCGTGGGCGCCATGATCGGCAAGAGCGAATGGATGGACGCCCTCGACGGCGGCCACTGGCAGTATGGCGACGACAGCGTGCCGCCCGCCGGTGTGACCTACTTCGCCGGCACCTTCGTGCGCCACCCGCTGACGCTGGCCGCGATGAAGGCCGCGCTGGTGTACATGAAGAACGAAGGCCCGGCCCTGCAGGAGCGCCTCAACACCATCACCGAGGACATGGTGGCCCGCGTGAACGGGCTCTTCGACCAGTACCAGCTCCCCTACCGCTGGGTGAACTTCGGCAGCGCCTTCAAGACGAAGTACGACGAGAGCGTCAACTACACCGAGCTCTTCTTCATGCTGATGCGCTACCACGGGGTGCACGTGCTGGACTTCCCGCACTTCATCACCACCGCGCACACCACGGCGGACATCGAGTTCATCATCAATGCGGTGGAGAAGACCTGCAAGGAGCTGCGTGAGAGCGGATTCATGCCGGAGCGCACCTACCCCATCCCCGTGGTGAACAGTGTGCTGGGCGGGCATCTGCGCAAGCTGAGCGAGCGCGTGATCAGCGCCATGGAGCCGCCGGTGCCGGGTGCGCGCATGGGCCGCACGCCGAAGGGCGAGCCCGCGTGGTTCGTACCCGACCCGAAGCGGGAAGGCAAGTACCTCATGGTTGAACTGGACGAGAACTGA